A genomic window from Labrus bergylta chromosome 7, fLabBer1.1, whole genome shotgun sequence includes:
- the LOC110002121 gene encoding zona pellucida sperm-binding protein 3-like: MVMKCSPVCLMALALLGSLCDAQWSLPNVPRKDPSKKPPQTPQQTRQEFEEPLVWKYPEDPVPEVQPEFPFELRYPVAAATVSVQCREKDAYVAVKKDMFAVGQFINPADLTLGSCGVMGEDNAAQVLIFESQLHECGSSLAMTEDSLIYTWVVNYTPKPLGDSPVVRTSQAAVIVECHYQRKHNVSSLALIPQWTPFSAVKVSEEFLYFTLKLKTDDWQYERPSYQYFLGDMIHIEAIVKQFFHVPLRIYVDRCVATFGPDMNSQPSYAFIENHGCFVDAKVTGSDSKFRTRSEENKLQFQLEAFRFQGTDSGMLYITCHLKATSAAYAIDTDHRACSYTGGWEEASGANSVCGSCDSVSAGGSNSASWASANPVNPSFQPVGGSNTGSWGSSSPVNPSFQPVGGSHHGSWGSSSPGNPSFQPVGGSNTGSWGSSSPAKPGRKVRDVSKTGESEVFEWEGDVTLGPFAIGEKVIA; this comes from the exons ATGGTGATGAAGTGTTCTCCTGTGTGCCTTATGGCACTAGCCTTGCTTGGCAGCCTCTGTGATGCTCAGTGGAGTCTACCAAATGTCCCGAGAAAGGATCCCAGCAAAAAGCCACCTCAAACACCCCAACAGACAAGGCAGGAGTTCGAGGAACCACTCGTTTGGAAATATCCTGAAGATCCCGTTCCTGAGGTCCAACCCGAGTTCCCCTTTGAGCTAAGATATCCCGTTGCTGCTGCAACAGTTTCTGTCCAATGCAGAGAGAAGGATGCTTATGTGGCAGTCAAGAAGGACATGTTTGCTGTCGGCCAATTCATCAATCCAGCCGACCTTACCCTGGGATCCTGTGGAGTTATGGGAGAGGACAATGCTGCTCAAGTGTTGATTTTTGAAAGTCAACTGCATGAGTGTGGCAGCTCTTTAGCG ATGACAGAAGATTCTCTCATCTACACCTGGGTTGTAAACTACACCCCGAAACCTCTGGGCGATTCTCCAGTGGTAAGAACCAGCCAAGCTGCTGTCATTGTGGAGTGTCACTACCAAAG GAAGCACAACGTGAGCAGCCTTGCTCTGATCCCTCAATGGACCCCATTCTCTGCAGTTAAGGTGTCAGAGGAATTCTTATACTTCACCTTGAAACTCAAGACTG ATGACTGGCAATATGAGAGACCGAGCTACCAGTATTTCCTGGGAGACATGATTCACATTGAGGCCATTGTCAAACAGTTCTTCCACGTGCCCCTGCGCATTTATGTGGACCGTTGTGTCGCCACTTTTGGACCTGACATGAATTCTCAACCAAGTTACGCCTTCATCGAGAACCACGG GTGCTTTGTTGATGCTAAGGTCACGGGCTCTGACTCAAAGTTCAGAACTCGCTCTGAAGAGAACAAGCTCCAGTTCCAGTTGGAGGCTTTCAGGTTCCAGGGCACTGACAGTGGAATG CTCTACATCACCTGCCACTTGAAAGCGACATCTGCTGCCTATGCCATCGACACTGACCATAGAGCTTGCTCTTACACCGGCGG ATGGGAGGAGGCCAGCGGTGCTAATTCAGTTTGTGGCTCCTGTGACTCTGTCTCAGCTGGTGGCTCAAACAGTGCTTCCTGGGCTTCTGCTAATCCGGTTAATCCTTCATTTCAACCAGTTGGCGGCTCAAACACTGGTTCGTGGGGTTCTTCTAGTCCGGTTAATCCTTCATTTCAACCAGTTGGCGGCTCACACCATGGCTCGTGGGGTTCTTCTAGTCCGGGTAATCCTTCGTTTCAACCAGTTGGCGGCTCAAACACTGGTTCCTGGGGTTCTTCTAGTCCGGCTAAACCTGGCAGGAAGGTCCGCGATGTCTCCAAGACTGGAGAAAGTGAAg TATTCGAATGGGAAGGTGATGTCACCCTGGGTCCCTTTGCCATTGGAGAGAAGGTGATCGCTTAA